The following proteins are co-located in the Primulina tabacum isolate GXHZ01 chromosome 11, ASM2559414v2, whole genome shotgun sequence genome:
- the LOC142519007 gene encoding uncharacterized protein LOC142519007, with protein sequence MPEGTQAIEAHEDAFRDVFGTEHSGRVRCLGAGALPSQVFPEQCRRSSFYNRQNYHSTLEMTNKFKEMQEQMKKDMEMRESQLRAEMEVQKAQLQTEMEKMRQMQDQFESFTRVMQSMIPGGSSGHELLPTQMTTVMTNIIQKPIYVTSNERENDGRTPPEESSGD encoded by the exons ATGCCTGAGGGGACACAAGCAATAGAAGCGCATGAGGATGCATTTCG TGATGTATTTGGAACCGAGCATTCTGGCCGAGTTCGATGTCTGGGAGCAGGAGCACTGCCTAGCCAAGTCTTCCCTGAACAATGCAGGCGAAGCTCATTCTACAATAGGCAAAACTATCATTCTACTTTGGAGATGACAAATAAATTCAAAGAAATGCAAGAACAAATGAAGAAAGATATGGAGATGCGTGAATCGCAGTTGCGAGCAGAAATGGAGGTGCAAAAAGCACAACTCCAGACAGAAATGGAGAAAATGAGACAAATGCAAGATCAATTCGAAAGTTTTACACGTGTTATGCAGAGTATGATACCTGGAGGGTCTAGTGGGCATGAATTGTTACCAACACAG ATGACAACTGTAATGACAAACATCATTCAGAAACCCATTTATGTCACATCCAATGAAAGAGAAAATGATGGCAGAACTCCTCCAGAAGAATCATCTGGTGATTAG